The proteins below are encoded in one region of Cololabis saira isolate AMF1-May2022 chromosome 13, fColSai1.1, whole genome shotgun sequence:
- the LOC133458731 gene encoding histidine-rich glycoprotein-like isoform X3 yields the protein MAAHGEAGVVFYLTLDVVDTNCSVLSRRDWKICEARSADQMPTYGQCKAAIYISKVHRVVRLYKYDCVVRPVPAGRVAAICPDCSPLIGSDNDQIKNTVSLSLGKFNKDSGLKNYFSVLKVERATTGYAMGNYYHVEFSVQETSCPATTDAPEKCTPLDCEFAHKGFCKASLYNLPTGDEDISVECEIFEPEAAEKEKKLHLLGGETDHSHNDTGAAAQDQTHDHVHDHTKGHAHHDQKHAEGGEHHHTHDHAAGGAHRHAHDHSHDHGHGHDHVHAHHAKAHDHSQDPPNHHHDYKHPEGDTHHHDHELALDHDHKHAHLHEHEHHHHHHKHEHEGDAHHDPQGSWRSLPSLDQPMTMPSFPDAPAGPEAGVTLPLKPDPQIPGVTQPSIQAFPAAVSAQCPAPALREDASLVETLFTEDPMFKAPA from the exons ATGGCCGCGCAC GGAGAAGCCGGCGTGGTTTTCTACCTGACCCTGGACGTGGTCGACACCAACTGCAGCGTCCTGAGCAGGAGGGACTGGAAGATCTGTGAGGCCCGAAGCGCCGACCAGATGCCG ACTTATGGACAATGCAAAGCTGCCATCTACATCAGTAAGGTGCACAGAGTGGTGCGTCTCTACAAGTACGACTGTGTCGTCAGACCAG TTCCTGCAGGCAGGGTGGCGGCCATCTGCCCCGACTGTTCTCCGCTGATCGGCAGCGACAACGATCAGATCAAGAACACGGTGTCGCTGTCGCTGGGGAAGTTCAACAAGGACAGCGGCCTGAAGAATTACTTCTCTGTGCTGAAGGTCGAACGAGCGACGACTGGG TACGCCATGGGGAATTATTACCACGTGGAGTTCAGCGTCCAGGAGACGTCCTGCCCTGCGACCACCGACGCCCCGGAGAAGTGCACACCGTTGGACTGCGAGTTCGCT CACAAGGGCTTCTGCAAGGCCTCGCTCTACAACCTTCCCACCGGAGACGAGGACATCAGCGTGGAGTGTGAGATCTTTGAGCCCGAG GCTGcggagaaggagaagaagctCCACCTGCTGGGCGGAGAGACGGACCACAGCCACAACGACACGGGCGCCGCCGCCCAGGACCAGACCCACGACCACGTGCACGACCACACCAAGGGCCACGCCCACCACGACCAGAAGCACGCCGAGGGCGGCGAGCACCACCACACCCACGACCACGCCGCCGGCGGCGCCCACCGCCACGCCCACGACCACTCCCACGACCACGGCCACGGCCACGACCACGTGCACGCCCACCACGCCAAGGCGCACGACCACAGCCAGGACCCGCCCAACCACCACCACGACTACAAGCACCCCGAGGGCGACACCCACCACCACGACCACGAGCTGGCGCTGGACCACGACCACAAGCACGCCCACCTGCACGAGCAcgagcaccaccaccaccaccacaagcACGAGCACGAGGGCGACGCCCACCACGACCCCCAGGGCTCCTGGCGCTCCCTGCCCTCCCTGGACCAGCCCATGACCATGCCCTCCTTCCCCGACGCCCCGGCCGGCCCCGAGGCGGGGGTCACCCTGCCGCTCAAGCCCGACCCCCAGATCCCCGGGGTGACCCAACCCTCCATCCAGGCCTTCCCCGCCGCCGTGTCCGCCCAGTGTCCCGCCCCGGCGCTCCGGGAGGACGCGTCCCTGGTGGAGACCCTCTTCACCGAGGACCCCATGTTCAAGGCCCCCGCCTGA
- the LOC133458731 gene encoding histidine-rich glycoprotein-like isoform X1, which translates to MQSSGTMRGFVTVRGLVPGLLLALGVLQVHGAPLDLDGLEPGSCEDGAAVSAAHLALTRINQDRQDGYVFSLQRLSNAHMAAHGEAGVVFYLTLDVVDTNCSVLSRRDWKICEARSADQMPTYGQCKAAIYISKVHRVVRLYKYDCVVRPVPAGRVAAICPDCSPLIGSDNDQIKNTVSLSLGKFNKDSGLKNYFSVLKVERATTGYAMGNYYHVEFSVQETSCPATTDAPEKCTPLDCEFAHKGFCKASLYNLPTGDEDISVECEIFEPEAAEKEKKLHLLGGETDHSHNDTGAAAQDQTHDHVHDHTKGHAHHDQKHAEGGEHHHTHDHAAGGAHRHAHDHSHDHGHGHDHVHAHHAKAHDHSQDPPNHHHDYKHPEGDTHHHDHELALDHDHKHAHLHEHEHHHHHHKHEHEGDAHHDPQGSWRSLPSLDQPMTMPSFPDAPAGPEAGVTLPLKPDPQIPGVTQPSIQAFPAAVSAQCPAPALREDASLVETLFTEDPMFKAPA; encoded by the exons ATGCAGAGCTCTGGTACCATGAGGGGGTTTGTTACGGTGAGGGGGTTGGTCCCGGGTCTGCTGCTGGCCTTGGGGGTCCTGCAGGTCCACGGGGCCCCGCTGGACCTGGACGGCCTGGAACCGGGTTCCTGTGAAGACGGGGCGGCGGTGAGCGCCGCTCACCTGGCTCTGACCCGGATCAACCAGGACCGGCAGGACGGCTACGTGTTCAGCCTGCAGCGGCTGTCCAACGCCCACATGGCCGCACAC GGAGAAGCCGGCGTGGTTTTCTACCTGACCCTGGACGTGGTCGACACCAACTGCAGCGTCCTGAGCAGGAGGGACTGGAAGATCTGTGAGGCCCGAAGCGCCGACCAGATGCCG ACTTATGGACAATGCAAAGCTGCCATCTACATCAGTAAGGTGCACAGAGTGGTGCGTCTCTACAAGTACGACTGTGTCGTCAGACCAG TTCCTGCAGGCAGGGTGGCGGCCATCTGCCCCGACTGTTCTCCGCTGATCGGCAGCGACAACGATCAGATCAAGAACACGGTGTCGCTGTCGCTGGGGAAGTTCAACAAGGACAGCGGCCTGAAGAATTACTTCTCTGTGCTGAAGGTCGAACGAGCGACGACTGGG TACGCCATGGGGAATTATTACCACGTGGAGTTCAGCGTCCAGGAGACGTCCTGCCCTGCGACCACCGACGCCCCGGAGAAGTGCACACCGTTGGACTGCGAGTTCGCT CACAAGGGCTTCTGCAAGGCCTCGCTCTACAACCTTCCCACCGGAGACGAGGACATCAGCGTGGAGTGTGAGATCTTTGAGCCCGAG GCTGcggagaaggagaagaagctCCACCTGCTGGGCGGAGAGACGGACCACAGCCACAACGACACGGGCGCCGCCGCCCAGGACCAGACCCACGACCACGTGCACGACCACACCAAGGGCCACGCCCACCACGACCAGAAGCACGCCGAGGGCGGCGAGCACCACCACACCCACGACCACGCCGCCGGCGGCGCCCACCGCCACGCCCACGACCACTCCCACGACCACGGCCACGGCCACGACCACGTGCACGCCCACCACGCCAAGGCGCACGACCACAGCCAGGACCCGCCCAACCACCACCACGACTACAAGCACCCCGAGGGCGACACCCACCACCACGACCACGAGCTGGCGCTGGACCACGACCACAAGCACGCCCACCTGCACGAGCAcgagcaccaccaccaccaccacaagcACGAGCACGAGGGCGACGCCCACCACGACCCCCAGGGCTCCTGGCGCTCCCTGCCCTCCCTGGACCAGCCCATGACCATGCCCTCCTTCCCCGACGCCCCGGCCGGCCCCGAGGCGGGGGTCACCCTGCCGCTCAAGCCCGACCCCCAGATCCCCGGGGTGACCCAACCCTCCATCCAGGCCTTCCCCGCCGCCGTGTCCGCCCAGTGTCCCGCCCCGGCGCTCCGGGAGGACGCGTCCCTGGTGGAGACCCTCTTCACCGAGGACCCCATGTTCAAGGCCCCCGCCTGA
- the LOC133458731 gene encoding histidine-rich glycoprotein-like isoform X2: protein MAAHGEAGVVFYLTLDVVDTNCSVLSRRDWKICEARSADQMPTYGQCKAAIYISKVHRVVRLYKYDCVVRPVPAGRVAAICPDCSPLIGSDNDQIKNTVSLSLGKFNKDSGLKNYFSVLKVERATTGYAMGNYYHVEFSVQETSCPATTDAPEKCTPLDCEFAHKGFCKASLYNLPTGDEDISVECEIFEPEAAEKEKKLHLLGGETDHSHNDTGAAAQDQTHDHVHDHTKGHAHHDQKHAEGGEHHHTHDHAAGGAHRHAHDHSHDHGHGHDHVHAHHAKAHDHSQDPPNHHHDYKHPEGDTHHHDHELALDHDHKHAHLHEHEHHHHHHKHEHEGDAHHDPQGSWRSLPSLDQPMTMPSFPDAPAGPEAGVTLPLKPDPQIPGVTQPSIQAFPAAVSAQCPAPALREDASLVETLFTEDPMFKAPA, encoded by the exons ATGGCCGCACAC GGAGAAGCCGGCGTGGTTTTCTACCTGACCCTGGACGTGGTCGACACCAACTGCAGCGTCCTGAGCAGGAGGGACTGGAAGATCTGTGAGGCCCGAAGCGCCGACCAGATGCCG ACTTATGGACAATGCAAAGCTGCCATCTACATCAGTAAGGTGCACAGAGTGGTGCGTCTCTACAAGTACGACTGTGTCGTCAGACCAG TTCCTGCAGGCAGGGTGGCGGCCATCTGCCCCGACTGTTCTCCGCTGATCGGCAGCGACAACGATCAGATCAAGAACACGGTGTCGCTGTCGCTGGGGAAGTTCAACAAGGACAGCGGCCTGAAGAATTACTTCTCTGTGCTGAAGGTCGAACGAGCGACGACTGGG TACGCCATGGGGAATTATTACCACGTGGAGTTCAGCGTCCAGGAGACGTCCTGCCCTGCGACCACCGACGCCCCGGAGAAGTGCACACCGTTGGACTGCGAGTTCGCT CACAAGGGCTTCTGCAAGGCCTCGCTCTACAACCTTCCCACCGGAGACGAGGACATCAGCGTGGAGTGTGAGATCTTTGAGCCCGAG GCTGcggagaaggagaagaagctCCACCTGCTGGGCGGAGAGACGGACCACAGCCACAACGACACGGGCGCCGCCGCCCAGGACCAGACCCACGACCACGTGCACGACCACACCAAGGGCCACGCCCACCACGACCAGAAGCACGCCGAGGGCGGCGAGCACCACCACACCCACGACCACGCCGCCGGCGGCGCCCACCGCCACGCCCACGACCACTCCCACGACCACGGCCACGGCCACGACCACGTGCACGCCCACCACGCCAAGGCGCACGACCACAGCCAGGACCCGCCCAACCACCACCACGACTACAAGCACCCCGAGGGCGACACCCACCACCACGACCACGAGCTGGCGCTGGACCACGACCACAAGCACGCCCACCTGCACGAGCAcgagcaccaccaccaccaccacaagcACGAGCACGAGGGCGACGCCCACCACGACCCCCAGGGCTCCTGGCGCTCCCTGCCCTCCCTGGACCAGCCCATGACCATGCCCTCCTTCCCCGACGCCCCGGCCGGCCCCGAGGCGGGGGTCACCCTGCCGCTCAAGCCCGACCCCCAGATCCCCGGGGTGACCCAACCCTCCATCCAGGCCTTCCCCGCCGCCGTGTCCGCCCAGTGTCCCGCCCCGGCGCTCCGGGAGGACGCGTCCCTGGTGGAGACCCTCTTCACCGAGGACCCCATGTTCAAGGCCCCCGCCTGA